Below is a genomic region from Falsibacillus pallidus.
CAATGAATTGGGAAGTCTGGCTGTTCATTGCTGAAGTCAATTCCTGCAAGATCGCACTGGCTTGATCCATCAGGCTGCTGAATTCATTGATCCTGCTTTCGATGGTTACTGAAGACTGGGCAACTTCCATCGCGAAGCCTTTATAATGGTTGAAACCCAATTGTAATTCTTCGAATGTCCCCTTAATGATTGAGAACATCGATTGAGTTTCGATCGCGAGCTCTTTCTGTATACCTAATCTGTCCACTGCTGTATCTACATCCTTTAAGACTTCCGTTGTTTCATCCCGCACCTTCAATAAATTTGATGAGATGTGATTGGCAGTGATATTGGTGATGTCCGCTAATTTACGCACCTCTTCAGCAACTACTGCAAAACCTTTTCCGCTTTCTCCAGCCCTTGCTGCTTCAATTGACGCATTCAGAGCCAGCAGATTTGTCTGTTTTGCAATATCCTGTATCGTCAATGAATGGACGCTTGCTTCTTCATTCAGTTTTGTAAGGCCATTGATTTTTTGGCTCAGCAGTGCAACGACTTCAGAAAAATTAACGAGCTCCTTCTGAAGGTTGTCCATGTATGTTGACCCTTTTAAACTGACTGAACCTGCCTCATTTGCCTTATCATTTAATTCCACTGCCTGCTGGACCATTTTTTGTACCCTCTGATTGGATAGGGAGAGTTCTTTTGATATTTCATGTATATTATTGTTTTGTGCCTGAACACCGGTGGCAATCCCCAAAATATCCTGATTCATCGCTTGAGCGGAAGAAACAGCAGAGTCGCTTTCTTCCTTAACTTGCTTAAGCATCCTTAAAAGGACGGAGGTATTTTCAAAGATCGCTTTTTGGTTTTTTTCTTCTTTTCCTAAAAGATCCAGAGTCTGATTCTGGAGTTCCAATAGGTTGGCTTCCATTTTCTTTGATATGCTTAATTGAAACAGCAGCAAAATAGAAACAAGTCCAAACAAAAGAAAAATAGTGACATAATTTTTAGATTCATAGGGCAGTTCCGAATGGTGCAGAATAGTAAAAATGATATTAATCCCAAAACCAAAAAGGATGCTTAAAAGCAGTATGTTTCTTTTCATGTATATGGCTGAAGTAGCTAAAACAAAATAGACGAGGAAGTAGGCAGTGGGGGAAATACTGTTCTGCATGATTACAAACATCACAGAAGCAACGATTATTGTGGCAATGTACGGGATTCCTTTTGTCCATTTCCCCAAAAAATGCAGCAATGCAATGATTCCTACGCCTGCTCCCCCTGCAATGACGATGGACAATATCACAGCCAGGTCCTTTTTCATGGCTAAATCTACAGCCGCTGCAAGAAGGACAGAAACAAAAGCAGCTTTGACAACTAAAGAGTTCTTGCGGATTAAATCTTCATGTTTTAATGATTCCAACGATTTCACTGTTATTCTCTCCCTAATACTTTTCTCCTATATATTGAATTGAATTCGCTTTCATTAGACAAATATCCTCTTTTTTCGGTAAAATTCAATTGGGCCGATTTTTACCGTTGAGTGGTCTTACCAATCTTTTATTGAATTTACGGTAGAAATTATCGTATGATATTAGTAGCTAGTCATAATTTATGTTAGGAGATGTATGTCATGTTAAAAGTTCAAGAAATTCGTGAGCTTATTAAATTAGTCGATCAATCCAGCATTAATGAATTTGTTTATGAATATGAAGGTTCAAAAATTGAAATGAAGAAAAAGGTTGAAGGTGCAGCTGCACCAGTACAAGCTGCAGCAGTTCCAACACCAGCTCCGGCTCCTGCCGCACCAGCTCCGGCAGCGCCTCCAGTACAAGCACAGGCACCAGCAGCTGAAGCAGTACAGCCTGCCGCAGCAGAGCAGCCAAAAGAAGATCAAAACTTACATAAAATCACTTCACCGATGGTAGGAACTTTCTATGCATCCCCATCCCCGGATGCTGATGTTTATGTAAAACCGGGTTCTAAAGTAAGTTCTGATTCTGTCGTCTGCATCGTTGAAGCAATGAAGCTTTTCAATGAAATCGAAGCAGAAGTAAACGGCGAAATCGTTGAAATCCTTGTAAAAGATGGACAACTAGTAGAATACGGACAGCCATTATTCTTGGTAAAGCCTGAATAAGGAGCGATATTCATGATTAAAAAGGTATTGATTGCAAATAGAGGAGAAATAGCGGTCCGCGTCATCAGGGCCTGCCGTGAAATGGGCATTGAATCAGTCGCAGTATATTCCGAAGCTGATAAAGAAGCCCTTCATGTACAAATTGCTGATGAAGCCTATTGCATAGGTCCAAAAGCATCCAAAGATAGTTATTTAAACTTTACAAATATCATCAGTGTAGCTAAATTGACTGGCTGTGACGCCATTCATCCCGGCTACGGATTCCTTTCTGAGAACTCAGATTTTGCGGAGCTTTGCAGAGACTGCAATATCATTTTCATCGGTCCGAGCCCGGAAGCCATTTCAAAAATGGGAACAAAAGATGTTGCGAGGGAAACGATGCGAGAAGCAGGCGTTCCAATCGTACCAGGCTCAAGAGGAATCGTTAAAGATATTGATGATGCATTAGCCCTTGCCAATGATATGGGCTATCCTGTTATCATCAAGGCGACTGCTGGAGGCGGAGGGAAAGGCATCCGCGTTGCAAAAACAGAGCAGGAGCTCATTAAAGGGATCAATATCACTCAGCAAGAAGCCATGACTGCTTTTGGCAATCCTGGGGTATATATTGAAAAGTACATTGAAGATTTCCGTCATGTTGAAATTCAAGTGCTTGCTGACAACCATGGAAATGTTATCCACTTGGGAGAAAGGGACTGCTCTATTCAGAGAAGGCTACAAAAGCTTCTTGAAGAGACTCCTTCACCTGCATTGGATGGGGAAACAAGGGCAGCAATGGGGGAAGCAGCTGTAAAGGCGGCGCAGGCAGTCGATTATTCAGGTGCTGGTACAGTGGAATTCATCTTCGACCATGTTAACCGTAAATTTTATTTCATGGAGATGAATACCCGCATCCAAGTAGAGCATCCAGTAACGGAAATGGTTACAGGGGTTGATTTGATCAAAGAACAAATCAAAGTCGCATCAGGAGAAAAACTTTCTTTGAAACAGGATGAAGTGACGTTCAACGGGTGGGCAATAGAATGCAGGATCAATGCAGAAAATCCGGAAAAGAACTTTATGCCTTCAGCGGGTAAAATTGAAATGTACCTGCCTCCCGGCGGACTTGGTGTACGAGTGGATTCAGCGGCATATCCAGGCTATTCAATTCCACCTTACT
It encodes:
- a CDS encoding methyl-accepting chemotaxis protein, which translates into the protein MKSLESLKHEDLIRKNSLVVKAAFVSVLLAAAVDLAMKKDLAVILSIVIAGGAGVGIIALLHFLGKWTKGIPYIATIIVASVMFVIMQNSISPTAYFLVYFVLATSAIYMKRNILLLSILFGFGINIIFTILHHSELPYESKNYVTIFLLFGLVSILLLFQLSISKKMEANLLELQNQTLDLLGKEEKNQKAIFENTSVLLRMLKQVKEESDSAVSSAQAMNQDILGIATGVQAQNNNIHEISKELSLSNQRVQKMVQQAVELNDKANEAGSVSLKGSTYMDNLQKELVNFSEVVALLSQKINGLTKLNEEASVHSLTIQDIAKQTNLLALNASIEAARAGESGKGFAVVAEEVRKLADITNITANHISSNLLKVRDETTEVLKDVDTAVDRLGIQKELAIETQSMFSIIKGTFEELQLGFNHYKGFAMEVAQSSVTIESRINEFSSLMDQASAILQELTSAMNSQTSQFIGLNQLVADSTKATDNLIGLC
- the accB gene encoding acetyl-CoA carboxylase biotin carboxyl carrier protein, whose translation is MLKVQEIRELIKLVDQSSINEFVYEYEGSKIEMKKKVEGAAAPVQAAAVPTPAPAPAAPAPAAPPVQAQAPAAEAVQPAAAEQPKEDQNLHKITSPMVGTFYASPSPDADVYVKPGSKVSSDSVVCIVEAMKLFNEIEAEVNGEIVEILVKDGQLVEYGQPLFLVKPE
- the accC gene encoding acetyl-CoA carboxylase biotin carboxylase subunit; translated protein: MIKKVLIANRGEIAVRVIRACREMGIESVAVYSEADKEALHVQIADEAYCIGPKASKDSYLNFTNIISVAKLTGCDAIHPGYGFLSENSDFAELCRDCNIIFIGPSPEAISKMGTKDVARETMREAGVPIVPGSRGIVKDIDDALALANDMGYPVIIKATAGGGGKGIRVAKTEQELIKGINITQQEAMTAFGNPGVYIEKYIEDFRHVEIQVLADNHGNVIHLGERDCSIQRRLQKLLEETPSPALDGETRAAMGEAAVKAAQAVDYSGAGTVEFIFDHVNRKFYFMEMNTRIQVEHPVTEMVTGVDLIKEQIKVASGEKLSLKQDEVTFNGWAIECRINAENPEKNFMPSAGKIEMYLPPGGLGVRVDSAAYPGYSIPPYYDSMIAKVISYGATREEAIQRMKRALSEFVVEGVHTTIPFHIKLLEHETFVGGDFNTKFLEKYDVMNS